ATAGAGAAGTAAATGGAGATTTTGTCTCCAAAGTTTCGGACATGCTATGGCAGAGAGAGGTTCTGAAAGTTGTTGATACCGATGCCAGTGAACCAGCTGACACTGCTGAGCAATCACAGCAGGTACGAATATAGTGTTCTCTTTGCTTTCTATTGCTGACATGATTTTAGTTAAACATGTTGGTATGCCCATGCAATTATAGTGAATCTTCAACTCCCTTAGCGGAACCTCTTCTTTGTTACTGTTTTTCAGTCTCATATAAGAGGGTTGACTTGCTTTTTCTTGGGAGGAGGAGAGAGGGGATTTCTTTTCCTTGTTTGTAGTCTCTCCATGGTTGCTTATTTTCTACATATTATTTCATTAATTGAAGCCATTCAATTCACTCATGCTTTTGATCCTAAATATGTGTAGGTCATTGAAATTGATGATGATAGCgggtttttgaagctttcaaGAACTCAAGAGTGGTTATTAGGTGACAATTCTGCACCAAGGAATAAGAAAGCCATTGCCAAGGTCTGCTTTTTTATTCTCCCCTGTCCCCGGTTACCATTTTGCCCTATGCTGTCCATGTTGGTAGCTCTAtgcttaaatatattaaaatgcaCTGTCAAAGTGACACACACGTGTCAATAAGGGACTATTGCTTGGCCAAACCTAATCAAGTGGTTCAGAAACATGTTAACCAGGTGGCTTTCAGGTATCATGTATAGGGCAGAATCTAATGGATTAAAGGCCTATATGTCTTGTCAGACTTGGCCAAATTTTAAAACTGAAAAGATGAAATTCACAACATTTATTAGCTTAAAAAAAAGACTTGTCAGCCTGATGAAACAGATCAATCATTTTTGTTATTAATCCTTGTGTATGAACAGGTGTTGCAGAATGACAGTGCAAGAAGGAAGAAACTGAATCTTCTAAAATATGAAGCTGTATGCTACTCATCAGAATTCTCAGTTAGTTGTAGGgctttatttttctatattaagTTATTTCAGTAATGCGTCAAGGACTGGAAAACTGAAAAGATGTTTTAGTTGCAAACCATGAATAAGTCTTGCATCAGacaattgttaaattttttttgaaaggtgCTAATTTTTTGTCATTTAATCTTGCAGCTCAAGAGGGAATTAACACTTTTATCAGTTGGAATTGGGACAGCATGCAGTGGGTACTGTTTGATAGTGTTATCATTTCaggtaaaataaatattcaccAAAACCTGTTGTGCTGTGGGGTGtgatgtattaaattgatgatatGAATATTCTTTCAGCACATTCTTTATCAGTTGTGCCCTGCATTGGCCATACTTCCTTCCCTTCTATGTCTAGGAGATATGGCTTCTAAAGGGGAAAAAGGagatttttagaaatttttacatgTATTATTATTGGTTCTCATAGAACTAAGTTTGAATATTGTGCAGGCTGCTGTTAGTTATGCAATTGGGGTTCTTCTCAGGTTAGTTTGCTACATTTCTAAATTAGGTTATTTCTGTTGAATtaactttaatgagttaaatgggTAATTAGTCGAGGTTTAAGCCCCCATCTTTCCACATGTGTACTTAGCAGATATGTATATTTGGACTGAAAAAGTACCATTCTTATCTTATTCATAGAAGAAAACATAACATACATGATTCATCCACTGTAGTAACAGTTGGATGCTTTAATCTGAAGCACAGTGGCTTTATTCCTATTGAAATCATCAGGGGcctaataaaatttttatcctCAAAAGTCAGTTTTACATGGAATTCAACTTTACTGACTTGGAAAAGCCGATTATTGTCTGTTGATGATATCTTTTAATTGATCAGAATTTTAGTGAGCTCAACTTATGGACAAATGTTGCTCGTATTCTAATTTCTTGAGCAAAGGAAGAAGAGAGATACTGTATCATTATTGTTTTTGTCACCCTTGTTAGTCTTTTAACCTAGTTCATTTTCTCAACAGTTGCTTATACCTCCAGCTCTTATACCAACATGCGGACGGCCTATCAGAGGAAATGGTTCCTCAGATTTTCAAGCAAAAGAAATCGAAGAAGTATCTCTACAAACTCCTTTTTTTAATCTCTCTTTTCGTAGTAGTTGTAAGTGAATCCTTTGTTCTCTTTGCTTGCCTTCAACAATATTCGTTTTCTTAATTTCAGAATAGGAATAAGAAGTGAGGACTTGCAAGACTTCTTTGAGAGAACAATTAAGGGTAGTGGCATTGCTCTTTCTTCTCCCAGACTAGTGATCCCTGCTGCCGTATATGGATTGTGGATCGCGTCGCACAAATTTTTGGCCAATGATTTCTTTGATTTCCAGGTAGCTTTtagatgtttttctttttatataataataagcTGACGTGCAATGTCCTGCCTACAGTTATTGTTTATGTTGCTCTGACTCTCCAAAGACCTTTCAAATgcatggaaaaagaaaaattaaacataacACTTACACTTGAGTCCGATTAACATAGGATAATGGCCTGTTTGTGAAATCCGAAAACAGTCATGGCGACAAGTACTTTGTATTGTCATTTATGGTTTTTGGTGCTTGTTCTTCGCAGCTTGTGCCTGCAATGCTTGGGATGTTTGCATACAAGGCAGCTGCTCTTGTTCAAGTATACAGAGATAACGAAGACCTGCAGTTTGTCTTTCCAGAAAACGAGGAACAGTCAAATAAATGAGTCTCCAATTTTTTGCGTGTTTTGATCCAATACTTCCAACACTACCTGGTTGGTGCCATACAGTCTGGAATTCGACCACCTTTTGATGATTCAAACAAGAAAACCACCCAAACAACTTAATAATTCAGTTTCTACATCCATGGGCTGGTTAGAGCAGATTGCAGTCGATGAATACTGGATTGCTAGCGAAGTCTTCGGTGTCCATTCAACCGTATTGATGCTTTATTGTGTATATTTTCTAAGTTCCAAGAATGAATATGATGCTCAAAATCCATGCATTATTGTAATGTGATTCATTTTGATGTTGAGCTTTTCATGATCAGTTGGCGTTTGCCGTTTGGTCATTTTGTCGAATAAAAAATGTATGGTAAACTCTATTtatcttggattttctttttcaattttttaaaatatttttattggacATATATTCGAGATATATGacatttttaaatgaaatatttatatttagcACCTAAGCAttgtaaataattcaaatttaaaattaatgtcCGGTTTGATTTGTTAAGTGTATTAAAATGAGGAAATGCCTATTTATCGGATAGTAATAAAATCGCTATAAGCATCAGTGATAAAATATCGCTTGTCTTTAGTGAAAGGAAAAAtatccaactttttttttttgaagatatATCAAAGTTaattaatataatcataattttcaatttttataaaactgaatattgttttataaaatgaaaatatttgaaagaaattgaaaaatggaattatttaaaaaaatcaaattatatattttataaaataaagaagaaaaaaacatattAGTTAAAAAACATGCTAGAAGTAgggagaataaaaaaaaaaaactatggtaGTGAAAGTTGAAATCGGGTTAATGTTTGATATAATAtctctaattttttaaaagaatatcgatgaaatttttaatttcacaaataagttaaataatatcatatttttaatttctttaaaaacctTACTTTTTATTACCTTATTACACTTCAAAGAGGTATGAATCACACATTTAATTGGGGAAGTGCTTGAAACAAATTCCATTGAAAGTTACCATTTCAAGTGTAAAAACTTCCCCCAAATTAAGACAAAGcttaaaacttgaatt
The sequence above is drawn from the Gossypium hirsutum isolate 1008001.06 chromosome A05, Gossypium_hirsutum_v2.1, whole genome shotgun sequence genome and encodes:
- the LOC107959210 gene encoding uncharacterized protein isoform X1, coding for MDTLSGFAFITNCNTSSCTRFSLLPPHQRPPLSRRNPTVYVLKTSSSSVSESVEENVLEMFFKDREVNGDFVSKVSDMLWQREVLKVVDTDASEPADTAEQSQQVIEIDDDSGFLKLSRTQEWLLGDNSAPRNKKAIAKVLQNDSARRKKLNLLKYEALKRELTLLSVGIGTACSGYCLIVLSFQAAVSYAIGVLLSCLYLQLLYQHADGLSEEMVPQIFKQKKSKKIGIRSEDLQDFFERTIKGSGIALSSPRLVIPAAVYGLWIASHKFLANDFFDFQLVPAMLGMFAYKAAALVQVYRDNEDLQFVFPENEEQSNK
- the LOC107959210 gene encoding uncharacterized protein isoform X2, whose product is MDTLSGFAFITNCNTSSCTRFSLLPPHQRPPLSRRNPTVYVLKTSSSSVSESVEENVLEMFFKDREVNGDFVSKVSDMLWQREVLKVVDTDASEPADTAEQSQQVIEIDDDSGFLKLSRTQEWLLGDNSAPRNKKAIAKLKRELTLLSVGIGTACSGYCLIVLSFQAAVSYAIGVLLSCLYLQLLYQHADGLSEEMVPQIFKQKKSKKIGIRSEDLQDFFERTIKGSGIALSSPRLVIPAAVYGLWIASHKFLANDFFDFQLVPAMLGMFAYKAAALVQVYRDNEDLQFVFPENEEQSNK